A portion of the Arvicola amphibius unplaced genomic scaffold, mArvAmp1.2, whole genome shotgun sequence genome contains these proteins:
- the LOC119805919 gene encoding olfactory receptor 11H6 encodes MIIHFVVVSVFLTALGSQNKTTHFVTEFILLGFSNQGEKQGLFFSSVLVLYLLTLLGNGAIVCAVKWDQRLHTPMYIFLGNFAFLEIWYVSSTIPNMLVNILSENKTISFSACFLQFYFFFSLGTTECFFLSVMAYDRYLAICRPLHYPSIMTRKFCVILICVCWVSGFLCYPVPIVLISQLPFCGPNVIDHFVCDPGPLFALACVPAPSTELLCYTFNSMIIFGPFLSILGSYSLVLRAVLRVPSGAGRTKAFSTCGSHLVVVSLFYGTLMVMYVSPASGNPAGMQKIVTLIYSALTPLLNPLIYSLRNKDMKNTLKKVLGLTTLQN; translated from the coding sequence ATGATCATTCACTTCgtggttgtttctgtttttctaacaGCGTTGGGATcccagaacaaaacaacacattttGTGACTGAGTTTATTCTCCTGGGTTTCAGTAACCAGGGGGAGAAGCAAGGTTTATTCTTCTCCTCAGTCCTGGTTCTCTACCTCCTAACCTTGCTGGGGAATGGAGCTATTGTCTGTGCTGTGAAATGGGATCAGAGGCTCCACACGCCCATGTACATCTTCCTGGGAAACTTTGCCTTTTTAGAGATATGGTATGTTTCTTCCACCATCCCAAATATGCTGGTCAATATCCTCTCTGAGAATAAAACCAtctccttctctgcctgcttcctccaattctatttctttttttcacttgGTACGACAGAGTGTTTCTTCTTATCAGTTATGGCTTATGATAGATACCTGGCTATCTGCCGACCTTTGCATTACCCCTCCATCATGACTAGGAAGTTCTGTGTAATCCTGATCTGTGTGTGCTGGGTGAGTGGATTCCTCTGCTACCCAGTCCCAATCGTCCTCATCTCCCAACTTCCTTTCTGCGGACCTAACGTCATTGACCACTTTGTCTGTGACCCAGGACCGTTGTTTGCACTGGCTTGTGTCCCTGCTCCCTCCACTGAGCTTCTTTGTTATACCTTCAATTCAATGATCATCTTTGGGCCCTTCCTCTCCATCTTGGGATCCTACAGTCTAGTGCTCAGAGCTGTGCTCCGTGTGCCTTCTGGTGCTGGTCGAACTAAAGCTTTCTCCACATGTGGATCCCACTTAGTGGTGGTGTCCCTCTTCTATGGGACTCTCATGGTGATGTATGTGAGCCCAGCCTCCGGGAACCCAGCAGGAATGCAGAAGATTGTCACTCTGATTTACTCAGCCTTGACTCCTCTCTTAAACCCCCTCATCTATAGTCTCcgaaacaaagacatgaaaaacACCCTGAAGAAAGTCCTGGGACTGACAACTCTCCAAAACTGA